Part of the Gramella sp. Hel_I_59 genome, TTAATTCGATGATACGCGAGGAACCTTACCAGGGCTTAAATGCAGTTGGACAGGTCTGGAAACAGACCCTTCTTCGGACTAATTGCAAGGTGCTGCATGGTTGTCGTCAGCTCGTGCCGTGAGGTGTCAGGTTAAGTCCTATAACGAGCGCAACCCCTGTGGTTAGTTGCCAGCGAGTCATGTCGGGAACTCTAGCCAGACTGCCAGTGCAAACTGTGAGGAAGGTGGGGATGACGTCAAATCATCACGGCCCTTACGTCCTGGGCCACACACGTGCTACAATGGTAGGGACAGAGGGCAGCTACCCCGCGAGGGGATGCGAATCTTCAAACCCTATCACAGTTCGGATCGCAGTCTGCAACTCGACTGCGTGAAGCTGGAATCGCTAGTAATCGCATATCAGCCATGATGCGGTGAATACGTTCCCGGGCCTTGTACACACCGCCCGTCAAGCCATGGAAGCCGGGGGTACCTGAAGTCCGTCACCGTAAGGAGCGGCCTAGGGTAAAACTGGTAACTGGGGCTAAGTCGTAACAAGGTAGCCGTACCGGAAGGTGCGGCTGGAACACCTCCTTTCTAGAGCTTTGTGTCTTTAAGACACAAGCGACAATTAGTAAAGGGAAGTTCAGCTAGACCAATTTGGTCTTGATTCTTATGTCAATTCGATTATTATGGACAGTCTCATAGCTCAGCTGGTTAGAGCGCTACACTGATAATGTAGAGGTCGGCAGTTCGAGTCTGCCTGAGACTACTTGAGAGAGTAAGCCATCAGGTTTATAAGTTCATTTGAAACATTGAAAGGAAATTTTAGAGGTTGAGTAGCCGTTATAAGTACTGTTAACTAATAACTGGTTAGCTGGATACTAAAATAATGGGGGATTAGCTCAGCTGGCTAGAGCGCCTGCCTTGCACGCAGGAGGTCATCGGTTCGACTCCGATATTCTCCACAATTCCTAGAGATAGAGAGGGTTATAGTTTTTACAAACAACCAGGAAACATATGTTTTTAGTTTGTAAGATCATCGAGACTCTATCGTTATTACGGGAAAAAAGTTCATTGACATATTGAAGAAACAAAGAATACGAGAACACTATTAGATAGAAATATTTAATATAAGTAATACATTATAATACTTCTGTTCTAGCGCAAGTTAGAATAGATTAGAGCATTAAGCAAAGCGCATACAAGCTAGATAAGGGCGTATGGGGAATGCCTAGGCTCTCAGAGGCGAAGAAGGACGTGATAAGCTGCGAAAAGTCGTGGGGATTGGCACATACAAATTGATCCGCGAATATCCGAATGGGGCAACCCACTATATTGAAGATATAGTATCCGCAAGGAGGCGAACCCGGAGAACTGAAACATCTAAGTACCCGGAGGAAGAGAAAACAATAGTGATTGCGCTAGTAGCGGCGAGCGAACGCGCAGAAGCCCAAACCAATGAGTTTACGGACTTATTGGGGTTGTAGGACTGCAACATTGTTTGTACAATGAATTAGAACAAGTTGGAAAGCTTGGCCAAAGACGGTGATAGCCCGGTATAGGAAAGTTGATATAAAGCATAGCAGTATCCTGAGTAGTGCGGGGCACGTGAAACCCTGTATGAATCCGGCGGGACCATCCGCCAAGGCTAAATACTCCTGAGAGACCGATAGTGAACCAGTACCGTGAGGGAAAGGTGAAAAGAACCCTGAATAAGGGAGTGAAATAGATCCTGAAACCATACGCTTACAAGCGGTCGGAGCCCTTTAGTGGGGTGACGGCGTGCCTTTTGCATAATGAGCCTACGAGTTACCGTTGCCAGCAAGGTTAAGCAGTTCAGCTGTGGAGCCGTAGCGAAAGCGAGTCTGAATAGGGCGCTTTAGTTGGTAGTGGTAGACGCGAAACCGTGTGATCTACCCTTGGGCAGGTTGAAGCTGTGGTAACACATAGTGGAGGACCGAACCCGTTGACGTTGAAAAGTCTTGGGATGACCTGAGGGTAGGGGTGAAAGGCCAATCAAACTCGGAAATAGCTCGTACTCCCCGAAATGCATTTAGGTGCAGCGATATAGATAGTTTTATAGAGGTAGAGCTACTGATTGGATGCGGGGGCTTCACCGCCTACCAATTCCTGACAAACTCCGAATGCTATAAAATGATTCATATCAGTGAGGGCATGGGTGCTAAGGTCCATGTCCGAGAGGGAAAGAACCCAGACCATCAGCTAAGGTCCCAAAATATATGTTAAGTTGAAGAAACGCGGTTGAACTGCCCAGACAGCTAGGATGTTGGCTTGGAAGCAGCCATTCATTTAAAGAGTGCGTAACAGCTCACTAGTCGAGCGGTTCGGCATGGATAATAATCGGGCATAAACATATTACCGAAGCTATGGACTATAGTTTACTATAGTGGTAGGGGAGCATTGTAACAGAGATGAAGGTGAGTCGCGAGGCTTGCTGGATCGGTTACAAAAGAAAATGTAGGCATAAGTAACGATAATGCGGGCGAGAAACCCGCACACCGAAAGACTAAGGTTTCCTCAGCTATGCTAATCAGCTGAGGGTTAGTCGGGACCTAAGGCGAACCCGAAAGGGGTAGTCGATGGACAAGCAGTTAATATTCTGCTACTTGCCCCACGTTAAAGCGGACGGAGGCGTAAATTTGGTGCGTACTGACGGAATAGTACGTTGAAGGGAGTGGTAACACCCCGATAGTACACAAAAGCTACGGCCAGCGTGATAATCCAGAGGAGCGACTTCCAAGAAAAGCGAGTGGAGGCAACCCGTACCCTAAACCGACACAGGTAGTTGGGATGAGAATTCTAAGGTGCTCGAGAGATTCATGGCTAAGGAACTAGGCAAAATTGGCCCGTAACTTCGGGAGAAGGGTCGCCCCCCTTATGGGGGGGCCGCAGTGAAAAGATCCAGGCGACTGTTTATCAAAAACACAGGGCTCTGCTAAATCGAAAGATGACGTATAGGGCCTGACACCTGCCCGGTGCTGGAAGGTTAAGGGGAGATGTTAGCTTCGGCGAAGCATTGAACTGAAGCCCCAGTAAACGGCGGCCGTAACTATAACGGTCCTAAGGTAGCGAAATTCCTTGTCGGGTAAGTTCCGACCTGCACGAATGGTGCAACGATCTGGATACTGTCTCAGCCATGAGCTCGGTGAAATTGTAGTATCGGTGAAGATGCCGATTACCCGCTGTGGGACGAAAAGACCCCGTGCACCTTTACTATAGCTTAGTATTGACTTTGAACAAGTGATGTGTAGGATAGGTAGGAGACTTTGAAGCTGCATCGCCAGGTGTGGTGGAGTCGTTGTTGAAATACTACCCTTTACTTGTTTAGAGCCTAACTTCCAATGGAAGGACAGTGCTTGGTGGGTAGTTTGACTGGGGTGGTCGCCTCCAAAAGAGTAACGGAGGCTTCTAAAGGTTCCCTCAGCACGCTTGGTAACCGTGCGTAGAGTGCAATGGCAAAAGGGAGCTTGACTGAGAGACATACAGGTCGATCAGGTACGAAAGTAGAGCATAGTGATCCGGTGACACCGCATGGAAGGGTCATCGCTCAAAGGATAAAAGGTACGCCGGGGATAACAGGCTGATCTCCCCCAAGAGCTCACATCGACGGGGGGGTTTGGCACCTCGATGTCGGCTCGTCACATCCTGGGGCTGGAGAAGGTCCCAAGGGTTGGGCTGTTCGCCCATTAAAGTGGCACGCGAGCTGGGTTCAGAACGTCGTGAGACAGTTCGGTCTCTATCTACAGTGGGCGTTAGAAATTTGAGTGGACCTGATCCTAGTACGAGAGGACCGGATTGGACGAACCTCTGGTGTATCTGTTGTTCCGCCAGGAGCACTGCAGAGTAGCTACGTTCGGAAGGGATAAGCGCTGAAAGCATATAAGCGCGAAACCCACCACAAGATGAGATTTCTTTAAAGGACCGTGGGAGACTACCACGTTGATAGGCTATAGGTGTAAAGGCAGTAATGTCATAGCCGAGTAGTACTAATAATCCGTAAAGCTTGATGCGCGATGGCTCTGAGGCCGCAAAACCTCAGAGCCGCCAAATGCTTATTTTATAAGTGTAGTACAGGTACTTGTAACTTTTTTGTTTCTTTAATTATGTCAACGATATTAGTTCTGAGAAATCAGAACAGTTTTAAGCTCGAAGCTTATAACTTACCTTTTAAGGTGGCTATAGCAACGGGGCTCACCTCTTCCCATCCCGAACAGAGTAGTTAAGCCCGTTAGCGCAGATGGTACTGCTGTATTGTGGGAGAGTATGTCGTCGCCTTCTTCTTTAAAACCCTTCATCATAAAGATGAAGGGTTTTTTTATGCAATAAAATCAAGGAGTGCATTAGTACTTAGAATCCAACTTACAGGTTTATAATTGTCTACTTAAGCCAGCTGGTCTCTCTATATTGCTAATACAATCTACGTAAACTGGATGGGACTATATATCTCTTTTGAACTAACGCAATTCCTCTCTGGCTTCTTATTATAGAAATTATAGAGTTGAAACACTGAATGCTTAAGTTGATTTTAAATCCCTAATAGCTTAATAAAATAGAAGCTTTCAATAGAATCGATTGCAAGCAACCTATATATAATACAAAAGCAGCCAATCGGCTGCTTTTGTATTATTAAGTCTTAGTATTAATTGTCCTAAACTTGCGGAAGATCTCCATCTCCCTTTACAGGCAATTTAGATTTACCCATCAGGAATTTATCTACATGATGTGCTGCTTCACGTCCTTCAGAAATTGCCCAGACAATTAGTGATTGTCCTCTACGCATATCTCCGGCAACAAACACATTCTTCTTATTAGTAGTATAGGATTTACTTCCTTTAATATTAGTTCTTTCATCTATTTCCAGTCCCATTTTTTCCGCAAGCGATTTCTCTGGTCCTGTGAATCCAAGAGAGAGGAGTGCGAGATCACAAGGCCAGTCTTTTTCAGATCCCTCTACTTCTTTGAGTTCTGGTCTGGAACCTGGTCTTTTGATCCATTCTACTTCCACTGTTTTTAGAGCTTTCAGTTTACCACTTTCATCCTTGATGAATTCTTTGGTTTGTATACTCCAATTTCTTTCAACACCTTCCTCGTGGGAAGAGCTTGTCTTCATGGTAAAAGGCCAGTATGGCCACGGATTATCTTTTGTACGCTGTTCTGCAGGTAAAGGCATTATCTCGAAATTGATTACCGAGTTCGCTCCGTGTCTATTGGATGTTCCAACGCAATCTGATCCTGTATCTCCACCACCAATAACAATCACATTTCTGCCTTTAGCGTTGTATTTGCTGTCCAGCTGATGCAGTCCATTTACATACTGATTATTATGAGTGAGAAAGTCCATTGCTTGCACAACCCCTTCAGCATCTGAACCCGGAATTGGTAATTTCCTCTTCTCCGTAGCTCCACCACAAAGGACAACGGCGTCGAAACCTTCTAGTTCTGCTATGTCATAATTATTTCCAACCTCAGTTTCTGTCTTAAAAATAATACCTTCAGCTTCTAGAATTTCCAGTCTTCGGTCTATTATTTTCTTCTCTAATTTAAAATCAGGTATACCATAGCGTAGGAGTCCGCCCGGTTTCGCACCACGTTCTAAAACTGTAACTTCATGACCAGCTCTGTTCAATTGCTGAGCGGCTGCCAGTCCAGCAGGTCCGCTACCAATGACGGCAACTTTTTTACCAGTTCTCACTGCAGGAATTTCAGGCTTTATCCAGCCTTCTTTAAAGCCTCTTTCTACAATATACTTCTCGATCATTTCGATCGCTACAGGAGGCTCTATAATCCCTAATACGCATGCTGATTCACAAGGTGCGGGACATAATCTACCCGTAAACTCAGGGAAATTGTTTGTTGCATGCAGGATTGTGAGTGCTTTTTGCCATTCATTTCTGTACACTGCATGGTTAAAGTCCGGAATCAAGTTACCTAATGGACAACCTGAATGACAGAATGGTATTCCGCAATCCATGCATCTACCTCCCTGTTTCTTAAGTTCTTCTGTAGGTAGCTCCTTCTGAAATTCATAATAATTCTTTATCCTGTCCTGAGGTAGTATCGTATCCTCATCTTTTCTTTCGTATTCTAAAAATCCTCTAATCTCTCCCATACCTTACGCCGTTTTAAGAGTTTGCTCGTTGTTTTCTTTCATTTTCTGTAAAGCCTTTTTGTATTCTGTAGGCATAATCTTTATAAAGCCAGCAGAACTTGACTCCCAATTATTCAATATTTCGCGAGCTACATCACTTTCTGTATATTGATAATGCTTTACGATCAAATCTTCTATTTCCGCGATATTTTCTTCGGAAAGTTCTTCGAATTCGATCATTTCCATATTGAACTTATTCCGGTCTATTTTATGGTCAGGATCGTAAATGTAAGCTGTTCCGCCACTCATACCTGCCGCAAAGTTTCTACCTATTCCTCCAAGAATTACTGCAATTCCTCCGGTCATATATTCACATCCATGATCACCAATTCCTTCGATCACGGCTTTTGCACCGGAATTCCGAACGCAAAAGCGTTCTCCGCCGATACCGTTTATATAAGCTTCACCAGCGGTTGCGCCATATAAAGCAACGTTTCCAATAATGACATTTTCGTTTGAAGCGAATGTTGCTTCCTTTGGCTTCCGTATAGATAGTACTGCGCCAGAAAGGCCTTTTCCGAAGTAATCGTTAGAGTTCCCCTCAATATTTAAGTTTAGTCCGCGAGCGGCAAATGCACCAAAGCTCTGTCCTGCAGATCCTTTAAAATTAAGAGTTAACGTGTTGGGAGGTAGCCCGTTTGCACCGTGAATTTTCGAAATCTCATTACTAATAATGGCTCCGGTTGTACGGTTAGTATTATCAATAGGGTATTCTAATGTTACTTGTTCTTTTCGATAGATCGCCGGGTGAGCATGCTTCAGAATATGAAAATCCAATACTCCTTCCAGGTTGTGTAGCTGTTTTTCAGTATTTGCCAGTGGAACCTGTTCGCTCAAATTCGGCTTATGTAAAATATTAGAAAGATCTATTCCCTGTGCTTTATAATGTTTGATCGCTTTATTCATGTCAAGTTTCTGACATTGACCTACCATTTCATTAATGCTTCGATATCCTAGCTGGGCCATGATCTCTCGCAATTCCTGCGCTATGAAATACATGAAATTGATCACATTTTCTGGTGTACCTTTAAAATTCTTCCTTAGTTCAGGATCCTGTGTGGCTATCCCCACAGGGCAGGTATTTAGATGACAGGCCCGCATCATGATACATCCAGATGCTACTAAAGGTGCGGTGGAGAAACCAAATTCTTCAGCTCCTAAGAGACAAGCGATAGCTACGTCACGGCCGGTTTTTAATTGTCCGTCGCATTCTACCACGATCCTGCTTCGTAGATTATTCAGTAATAATGTCTGCTGAGCTTCTGCAATTCCAAGTTCCCAGGGTAATCCTGCGTGTCTTAGCGAAGTAAGCGGAGAAGCTCCGGTTCCTCCATCATATCCAGATATCAAAACTACATCTGCTTTTGCTTTTGCAACACCGGCGGCAATAGTCCCAACACCAATTTTAGAAACCAGTTTTACGTTAATTCTAGCTTCCCGGTTTGCATTCTTAAGGTCAAAAATAAGTTGTGCGAGATCTTCAATAGAGTAAATATCGTGATGGGGAGGCGGAGAGATCAATCCAACATATGGTGTAGAATTTCTTGTTTTGGCAATATCCGGATTCACTTTTGGACCAGGTAACTGTCCTCCTTCACCGGGTTTTGCACCCTGAGCCATCTTTATCTGAATTTCTTTTGCATTGGTTAAATAGTCGATACTCACTCCAAATCTCCCTGAAGCAACCTGTTTAATGGCTGAATTCCTCCAGTTTCCATCAATATCCTTCTGAAAACGTCCGGGATCTTCACCACCTTCACCAGAATTACTTTTTCCTTTAATTCGGTTCATGGCCACTGCCAGGTTCTCATGTGCTTCCTTACTTATAGAACCAAAAGACATAGCACCGGTCTTAAAACGTTTTACAATTTCGGTCCATGGCTCTACCTCTTCAATAGGAATAGGATTTAGTTCCTTGAATTTGAACATTCCTCTAATGGTCATTAACCTTTCGGTCTGCTCATTAATTATTTTCGAATATTCAGTATAAGTATCATAACTATTTTGCTTAACCGCTTGTTGTAGTTTGGCAACGCTGGCAGGGTTGAAAACGTGACGCTCCCCATTTCTTCTCCAGCGATAATCCCCTCCTATTTCAAGATCAAGATCAGAATCTGTTTCTGGTGGGAAAAAAGCATGCTTGTATCGTTTCTGAATTTCCTTTTCCACTTCATATAAGCCTATCCCTTCGATCCTGGTTGGAGTATTACAGAAGTATTTATTTACAAATTTCTTGTTGAGTCCGAGTATTTCGAAGATTTGAGATCCACGGTAGGAAAGTAAAGTAGAGATCCCAATCTTATTCATGATCTTCACGATCCCTTTTCCAATAGCGACGTTAAAGTTCTCTACAGCAACTTCAGGATCTTCGATATTGATCTCTTTTCTTTCTACAAGGTCGTAGATAATCTCATTAACCATATATGGGTTAATAGCGCTAGCGCCATATCCAAAGAGAGCAGCAAAATGATGTGGCTCACGAGGTTCAGCAGATTCGATAACAATTCCAAAACTGGATCTTCGGTTGTAATCCTTCACCCTATGATGAACAAATGAGCAGGCTAGTAGAGATGGGATTGGCGCAAGGCTTTTATCCACATTTCTATCTGAAAGAATAATTACGTTACAGCCATCATCCACAGCCTCTTTGATCTCTACGATCATTTCTTCCAGACGGTCTTCGAGACCATTCATTCCTTTTTCTGCGGAATAAAGCATAGAAATACTCCTGGCCTTAAAACCTGGATAGTCGATATATTTGATCTTATCAAGATCTTCATTGGAAATAACCGGATTCTGAATTTTTAGTTTTTTAGCCTGTTCCGGTATGATATCAAATAAATTGATGTCCTCTCCAATAGTCAGACTAATATCTGTAACGATCTCTTCCCGGATTCCATCCAAAGGCGGATTGGTAACCTGGGCAAATAATTGTTTGAAATAGTTGAATAATAATTGAGGTTTATCTGAAAGTACTGCCAGTGGAATATCGGTTCCCATGGATCCAATAGCTTCTTTAGCATTTGAAGCCATAGGGGTGATAATTGTGGTAATATCTTCGTACGTATAACCATGGAGTTTCAGCCTGGTGACATAATCCACTTCTTCAACCGGAGTCTGGTTTCCAGTGTATTTTACATCGGATAAATGCAAAAGATTATTATCCAGCCATTCCTGGTAAGGATGCCTGGAAACTATTTTCTCCTTCACTTCTTCATCTTCGATAATTCTACCTTCGATCATATCAACCAGAAACATTTTTCCTGGTTCGAGTCTACCATGTTTGAGAACATTTTCAGGCTTGATGTCCAGAACACCAGTTTCAGAAGACATCACCACATATCCATCTTTGGTAACCGTATATCTCGAAGGTCTTAATCCATTTCTATCGAGTAACGCGCCAATATAATTTCCATCGGTAAATGGAATAGAAGCCGGTCCATCCCAGGGTTCCATGATACAGGCGTTGTATTCATAGAAAGCTTTTTTACTATCTTCCATTGATGGGTTTTTCTCCCAGGCTTCTGGAACCATCATCATGATAGCTTCCGGTAAGGATCTACCTGTTTGTAATAGCAGTTCCAACGCCATATCCATGGAAGCTGAATCTGATTTACCTTCCAGAATTACCGGAATGATCTTCTTAATATCATCACCAAAATCTTCACTTTCGAAAAGCTCTTCTCGCGCCTTCATTCGGCTTAAATTACCACGAAGCGTATTAATTTCACCATTATGACACATATAACGAAAAGGTTGTGCCAGGTCCCACGTAGGGAAAGTGTTGGTAGAGAAGCGCTGATGTACCAAGGAAAGTTTGGTGATGACATCAGGATCATTAAGATCTTTGTAATAGATATTTATATCCTGAGGCATGAGTAGCCCTTTATATATTATAGTATTGGTGGATA contains:
- a CDS encoding glutamate synthase subunit beta, producing MGEIRGFLEYERKDEDTILPQDRIKNYYEFQKELPTEELKKQGGRCMDCGIPFCHSGCPLGNLIPDFNHAVYRNEWQKALTILHATNNFPEFTGRLCPAPCESACVLGIIEPPVAIEMIEKYIVERGFKEGWIKPEIPAVRTGKKVAVIGSGPAGLAAAQQLNRAGHEVTVLERGAKPGGLLRYGIPDFKLEKKIIDRRLEILEAEGIIFKTETEVGNNYDIAELEGFDAVVLCGGATEKRKLPIPGSDAEGVVQAMDFLTHNNQYVNGLHQLDSKYNAKGRNVIVIGGGDTGSDCVGTSNRHGANSVINFEIMPLPAEQRTKDNPWPYWPFTMKTSSSHEEGVERNWSIQTKEFIKDESGKLKALKTVEVEWIKRPGSRPELKEVEGSEKDWPCDLALLSLGFTGPEKSLAEKMGLEIDERTNIKGSKSYTTNKKNVFVAGDMRRGQSLIVWAISEGREAAHHVDKFLMGKSKLPVKGDGDLPQV
- the gltB gene encoding glutamate synthase large subunit translates to MGIKEQGLYSPLNERDNCGAGFICNLNGERTNNIIHKAIDILIRLEHRGAVSADGKTGDGAGILIEVPHDYFRKVCEFEIPDFREYAVGMLFLPKNKNQADLCRTIFEKHAANQDLEILGWRKVPVNHTCLGKMASNVEPAVEQVFIGKKTEMDEQSFNKRLYSARKIAEHEVENSGLAQSDYFYFSSLSTNTIIYKGLLMPQDINIYYKDLNDPDVITKLSLVHQRFSTNTFPTWDLAQPFRYMCHNGEINTLRGNLSRMKAREELFESEDFGDDIKKIIPVILEGKSDSASMDMALELLLQTGRSLPEAIMMMVPEAWEKNPSMEDSKKAFYEYNACIMEPWDGPASIPFTDGNYIGALLDRNGLRPSRYTVTKDGYVVMSSETGVLDIKPENVLKHGRLEPGKMFLVDMIEGRIIEDEEVKEKIVSRHPYQEWLDNNLLHLSDVKYTGNQTPVEEVDYVTRLKLHGYTYEDITTIITPMASNAKEAIGSMGTDIPLAVLSDKPQLLFNYFKQLFAQVTNPPLDGIREEIVTDISLTIGEDINLFDIIPEQAKKLKIQNPVISNEDLDKIKYIDYPGFKARSISMLYSAEKGMNGLEDRLEEMIVEIKEAVDDGCNVIILSDRNVDKSLAPIPSLLACSFVHHRVKDYNRRSSFGIVIESAEPREPHHFAALFGYGASAINPYMVNEIIYDLVERKEINIEDPEVAVENFNVAIGKGIVKIMNKIGISTLLSYRGSQIFEILGLNKKFVNKYFCNTPTRIEGIGLYEVEKEIQKRYKHAFFPPETDSDLDLEIGGDYRWRRNGERHVFNPASVAKLQQAVKQNSYDTYTEYSKIINEQTERLMTIRGMFKFKELNPIPIEEVEPWTEIVKRFKTGAMSFGSISKEAHENLAVAMNRIKGKSNSGEGGEDPGRFQKDIDGNWRNSAIKQVASGRFGVSIDYLTNAKEIQIKMAQGAKPGEGGQLPGPKVNPDIAKTRNSTPYVGLISPPPHHDIYSIEDLAQLIFDLKNANREARINVKLVSKIGVGTIAAGVAKAKADVVLISGYDGGTGASPLTSLRHAGLPWELGIAEAQQTLLLNNLRSRIVVECDGQLKTGRDVAIACLLGAEEFGFSTAPLVASGCIMMRACHLNTCPVGIATQDPELRKNFKGTPENVINFMYFIAQELREIMAQLGYRSINEMVGQCQKLDMNKAIKHYKAQGIDLSNILHKPNLSEQVPLANTEKQLHNLEGVLDFHILKHAHPAIYRKEQVTLEYPIDNTNRTTGAIISNEISKIHGANGLPPNTLTLNFKGSAGQSFGAFAARGLNLNIEGNSNDYFGKGLSGAVLSIRKPKEATFASNENVIIGNVALYGATAGEAYINGIGGERFCVRNSGAKAVIEGIGDHGCEYMTGGIAVILGGIGRNFAAGMSGGTAYIYDPDHKIDRNKFNMEMIEFEELSEENIAEIEDLIVKHYQYTESDVAREILNNWESSSAGFIKIMPTEYKKALQKMKENNEQTLKTA